A single Anatilimnocola floriformis DNA region contains:
- a CDS encoding prepilin peptidase yields MLIVSLLAGIKPVIEEPFPSAEQIWAIGGALLALWFFAIGASVGSFLNVVVYRLPLGLSLSNPGSRCPRCLHPIRLQHNLPILGWLMLRGRCADCQLPISPRYPRVEFLLGVIFLIVGGMEVLSNGLNFPRPTPGTARNVLTTLESKPLGAAAAMHLVLIATLVCGALIEFDRQLIPKRLALPTILFAIAASLTWPALHPIAALDLLNATHRLHFVDLPNPSRWILQSPLIDIALGGMAGLLAAGLIKFTIGSRQWLWSRYGSIIALLWIAIGVVFGWQLIPLLLAAWSILQISISGDAEKLSIHPIRDLALVTLLAMLTWRWIAVYPQVINPSLIGQLSAYGLVTLLAIALLSVATFRLPREYAFPLPIIDEAFQPTPPAPLPDDATTIEVSAPSPDEPTLS; encoded by the coding sequence ATGCTCATCGTGTCGCTGCTGGCGGGAATCAAGCCGGTCATTGAAGAACCGTTTCCGTCCGCCGAACAAATCTGGGCCATCGGCGGAGCCCTGCTGGCTTTGTGGTTCTTTGCGATCGGCGCATCGGTCGGCAGTTTCCTCAACGTCGTTGTCTATCGCCTGCCGCTCGGTCTCAGCCTGAGCAATCCCGGCTCGCGCTGCCCGCGCTGTTTGCATCCGATCCGGTTGCAACACAATTTGCCGATTCTCGGCTGGCTGATGCTCCGTGGCCGCTGCGCCGATTGCCAACTGCCCATTTCGCCGCGCTACCCGCGCGTGGAATTTCTACTGGGCGTGATCTTTCTGATCGTCGGTGGAATGGAAGTGCTCAGCAACGGGTTGAATTTTCCGCGGCCCACGCCGGGCACTGCGCGAAATGTGCTAACCACGCTCGAATCGAAACCGCTCGGCGCCGCCGCGGCGATGCATCTCGTGCTCATTGCCACGCTGGTTTGCGGCGCACTGATCGAGTTCGACCGCCAACTGATTCCCAAACGACTCGCCTTGCCAACGATCTTGTTCGCGATTGCTGCTTCGCTAACCTGGCCCGCGCTTCATCCGATCGCTGCGCTCGACTTGCTCAACGCGACCCACAGATTGCATTTCGTGGATTTGCCCAATCCCAGCCGCTGGATCCTGCAGTCGCCGTTAATCGATATCGCTCTCGGCGGAATGGCTGGCTTGCTCGCGGCTGGGCTGATCAAGTTCACGATTGGTTCGCGACAATGGCTGTGGTCGCGCTACGGCAGCATTATCGCGCTGCTGTGGATTGCCATCGGCGTTGTTTTCGGCTGGCAACTCATTCCGCTGCTGCTCGCCGCTTGGTCGATCCTGCAAATCAGCATCTCGGGTGATGCTGAAAAGTTGTCGATTCATCCCATCCGTGACCTGGCCCTTGTCACGCTATTGGCAATGCTCACGTGGCGGTGGATCGCCGTTTATCCGCAAGTCATCAATCCGTCGCTGATTGGTCAACTGAGTGCGTATGGCCTAGTGACGTTGCTCGCCATCGCACTTCTTTCCGTTGCAACGTTTCGCTTGCCCCGCGAATACGCATTTCCCCTGCCGATTATCGATGAAGCGTTTCAACCCACGCCGCCTGCGCCGCTGCCGGACGACGCAACTACAATCGAAGTATCTGCTCCCTCCCCCGACGAGCCTACCCTCTCATGA
- a CDS encoding ABC transporter ATP-binding protein, with amino-acid sequence MIEAVGLSKFYGAFAAVNNVSFRVAKGELVAFLGPNGAGKSTTMKLLTGYLSPSEGVGRIAGHDMATDRLAGAEKLGYLPENGPLYPDMTPFSLLEFFADARGIAGKRKADRIDAVIDLCILSSVVHKPISKLSKGFRQRVGMAQALLHEPDVLIMDEPTAGLDPNQILEVRRTLRRISETKTILLSTHILQEVEAIASRVVMINEGRLVYDGSVKDLDRDGQGLDAAFHRLTRTAATEG; translated from the coding sequence ATGATCGAGGCCGTTGGTCTCAGCAAGTTCTATGGTGCGTTCGCCGCCGTGAACAACGTTTCCTTTCGCGTGGCGAAGGGGGAACTGGTTGCCTTTCTCGGGCCAAACGGCGCCGGCAAAAGCACCACGATGAAGCTCCTCACCGGCTACCTTTCGCCCTCCGAAGGCGTGGGCCGCATCGCTGGGCACGACATGGCGACCGATCGCCTCGCCGGCGCTGAAAAGCTCGGCTACCTGCCGGAAAATGGCCCGCTCTATCCCGACATGACTCCGTTTTCGCTGCTTGAGTTCTTCGCCGATGCTCGCGGCATTGCCGGCAAACGAAAGGCCGATCGCATCGATGCGGTGATCGATCTCTGCATTTTGTCGAGCGTCGTACACAAGCCGATCAGCAAATTATCGAAGGGTTTCCGCCAACGCGTCGGCATGGCTCAGGCCCTGCTGCACGAACCCGATGTGCTGATCATGGACGAACCGACGGCAGGTCTCGATCCGAATCAAATTTTGGAAGTGCGTCGGACGCTACGACGAATCAGCGAGACGAAGACAATTCTCCTCTCGACGCACATCTTGCAAGAAGTCGAAGCGATCGCCAGTCGCGTGGTGATGATCAACGAAGGCCGCCTGGTTTACGACGGCAGCGTGAAGGATCTCGATCGCGATGGTCAAGGACTCGATGCCGCTTTCCATCGGCTGACGCGCACCGCGGCAACGGAAGGCTAG
- a CDS encoding DUF7088 domain-containing protein gives MGTILLQLIILLIIDVAFIGLLALLLVPLASFNKASFALVKRNVFGYFSNPTGYVFLCLFVLLTSACSFWPDKFFTANLANLDVLSSYMPLILLLFVPAITMSIWSEERRSGTDELLLTLPATDAEIVWGKYLAAAAIFTFSLLFAQVSSFMVLAMLSLGSLDIGLIFTTYVGYWLMGLAMIALGMIGSFLTNNMTVSFVLGMLLNSLLVAIAWLDHAIAAPAVANGAMRWSLWSQFDDFGRGVISLASILYFTSILAIGIYVSVILIGRRHWSGRGRDQTQSELTTLTIGVSLGLVLLGLLCFLGTTLVNHPRFLLALQWSGAALLILSVLTINASAIINAMQGGMLGHFMLRVECLIIAGLGLCFYLSRHEILRQDMTHGSVSSLSPDTIKLIRDLDPKKQVTIDAFISADMPKDFIRTRYNLISSLKELASYSGGKIKVRMHDNLEMFSEEAARAESRFGIKKQTVQLQSREKMSQEELILGAAFTCGLEKVVVPFFGHGLPVEYELVRSIATVAKGDRKKLGVVTTDAQMYGGFSMQGMQPRQIPKQPIIDELEKQYRVEQVDPTSPIEVGKYDALLIVQPSSLGPQELSNVVDAVRQGQPCAIFEDPMPSIFAGGTLVGTNVDKPPQGGFMGMGGGPPPPKGDIRALWEVLGIKPIGDAGNPAAKPPGNIVWQAYNPYPRFTRTGLGPELVFIREEAPGANNVFNKDATMVAGMEELLLLIPGAIEEQIGAKTKLTPLVSTASRNTGMLDSAELRRLQQQGRRALENKFEETQSDKRYTLAAEIIGPDIDPPAATPEVKSTSAKGDDDKKKDEKSTEEKKKPRHIHCVYVCDVDMLDGFFLQNRNMPNALFNFRFDNVVFALNAIDQAAGDDRFLRIRIRKPQHSTLRMIEEKVSRTRDEETNTLKKFQEQFDKSVKDLEAEKEKEIAEFKKELEVMRKKQTEGTLDAAQVADFREKERQANVKETIIDQRISVRKKQLEQELERSADELRRKGDRDIESTQNSVKIAATVLPLIFPLLIGLSVYAQRRVREREGVSKSRLRY, from the coding sequence ATGGGCACCATCCTGTTGCAACTGATCATCCTCCTCATCATTGATGTGGCGTTTATCGGCCTGCTGGCCTTGCTCCTCGTGCCACTGGCCTCTTTCAACAAGGCTTCGTTTGCGCTGGTCAAACGCAACGTCTTCGGTTACTTCAGCAATCCGACGGGCTATGTGTTCCTCTGCTTGTTCGTATTGCTTACGTCGGCTTGCTCGTTTTGGCCCGATAAATTTTTCACGGCCAATCTGGCCAACCTCGATGTTCTCAGCAGCTACATGCCGCTGATTCTGCTGCTGTTCGTGCCGGCCATCACGATGAGTATTTGGTCCGAGGAACGCCGCTCCGGCACCGATGAATTGCTCCTCACGCTGCCAGCCACCGACGCCGAAATCGTCTGGGGCAAATACCTGGCCGCGGCTGCGATCTTTACGTTTTCGCTGCTATTCGCACAAGTTTCCAGCTTCATGGTGCTGGCGATGTTGTCGCTGGGCTCACTCGATATCGGTTTGATTTTTACCACTTACGTTGGCTACTGGCTGATGGGCCTGGCGATGATCGCACTGGGCATGATTGGCTCGTTCCTCACCAACAACATGACCGTGAGCTTTGTGCTCGGCATGCTGCTCAATTCGCTGTTGGTCGCCATTGCCTGGCTGGATCACGCGATTGCCGCCCCCGCCGTTGCCAACGGCGCGATGCGGTGGAGCCTGTGGTCGCAGTTCGATGACTTTGGCCGCGGCGTTATCAGCCTGGCCTCGATTTTGTATTTCACGTCGATCCTCGCCATCGGCATTTACGTGAGTGTGATCCTGATCGGCCGACGACACTGGTCGGGCCGTGGCCGCGATCAAACCCAATCCGAGTTGACTACGTTGACGATCGGCGTTTCGCTCGGCCTCGTGTTACTGGGATTGCTGTGCTTCCTGGGTACTACGCTCGTGAATCATCCGCGGTTCTTGCTCGCGCTTCAGTGGTCGGGGGCTGCTCTCCTTATCCTGTCGGTGCTCACCATCAACGCCAGCGCGATCATCAATGCCATGCAAGGCGGCATGCTCGGGCACTTCATGCTGCGGGTCGAATGCTTGATCATCGCCGGCCTCGGCCTGTGCTTTTATCTCTCGCGGCACGAAATTCTTCGTCAGGACATGACGCACGGCAGCGTCAGTTCGCTGTCGCCCGATACGATCAAATTGATTCGTGATTTGGATCCCAAGAAACAAGTCACCATCGACGCCTTCATCAGCGCCGACATGCCGAAGGATTTTATCCGCACTCGGTACAACCTAATTTCAAGCCTGAAGGAACTAGCCAGTTACAGCGGCGGCAAAATCAAAGTCCGCATGCACGACAACCTGGAAATGTTCTCGGAAGAAGCCGCCCGCGCCGAAAGTCGCTTCGGCATCAAGAAGCAGACCGTGCAGCTGCAAAGCCGCGAAAAAATGAGCCAGGAAGAACTGATCCTGGGGGCTGCTTTCACGTGCGGTCTGGAAAAAGTCGTCGTGCCGTTCTTCGGCCATGGCTTGCCGGTGGAATATGAACTGGTCCGTTCGATTGCCACGGTGGCCAAGGGCGATCGGAAGAAACTGGGCGTGGTAACGACCGACGCTCAGATGTACGGCGGCTTCTCGATGCAAGGGATGCAGCCGCGGCAAATTCCCAAGCAGCCGATTATCGACGAATTGGAAAAGCAGTATCGCGTTGAGCAAGTCGATCCGACCTCGCCGATCGAAGTGGGCAAGTACGACGCCCTGCTGATTGTCCAACCATCCAGCCTCGGCCCGCAAGAACTTTCAAACGTCGTCGATGCAGTTCGCCAGGGGCAGCCCTGTGCGATTTTCGAAGATCCGATGCCCAGCATCTTTGCTGGCGGCACGCTGGTCGGCACCAACGTCGACAAGCCGCCGCAAGGTGGCTTCATGGGCATGGGTGGTGGTCCGCCGCCGCCCAAGGGCGACATTCGCGCCCTGTGGGAAGTTCTCGGCATCAAGCCCATTGGTGACGCTGGCAATCCCGCCGCCAAGCCGCCGGGCAACATTGTCTGGCAGGCCTATAACCCTTATCCGCGGTTTACGCGGACTGGGCTCGGCCCTGAGCTGGTCTTCATTCGCGAGGAAGCGCCGGGAGCCAACAACGTATTCAACAAAGACGCGACGATGGTCGCCGGTATGGAAGAACTGTTGCTTCTGATTCCAGGCGCCATCGAAGAACAGATCGGCGCTAAGACGAAGCTCACGCCGCTCGTCTCGACGGCCAGTCGCAATACCGGCATGCTCGATTCAGCAGAGCTCCGCCGCTTGCAACAACAAGGGCGTCGCGCGCTGGAGAATAAGTTCGAAGAAACCCAGTCCGACAAACGCTACACGTTGGCCGCTGAAATCATCGGTCCCGATATCGATCCGCCGGCCGCGACTCCTGAAGTGAAATCCACCTCGGCCAAGGGTGACGACGACAAGAAGAAGGACGAAAAGTCCACCGAAGAGAAGAAAAAGCCTCGACACATTCACTGCGTGTATGTGTGCGACGTCGACATGCTTGACGGCTTCTTTCTGCAGAACCGCAACATGCCGAACGCTTTGTTCAACTTCCGCTTTGATAATGTGGTCTTCGCCCTCAACGCCATCGATCAGGCGGCCGGCGACGACCGCTTCCTTCGCATTCGCATCCGCAAGCCGCAGCACAGCACGCTGCGGATGATCGAGGAAAAGGTTTCACGCACCCGCGATGAGGAAACGAACACGCTCAAGAAATTCCAAGAGCAGTTCGACAAGAGCGTGAAAGATCTCGAAGCCGAGAAGGAAAAGGAAATCGCCGAGTTCAAGAAGGAACTCGAAGTGATGCGGAAGAAGCAAACCGAAGGCACGCTCGATGCCGCCCAAGTTGCTGATTTCCGCGAAAAAGAACGTCAGGCGAATGTCAAGGAAACGATCATCGATCAGCGGATCAGCGTGCGGAAGAAGCAGCTCGAGCAAGAGCTTGAGCGTTCGGCCGACGAACTCCGTCGTAAAGGCGATCGCGACATCGAATCGACACAGAACTCGGTGAAGATCGCTGCGACCGTGTTGCCGCTGATTTTCCCGCTCCTCATCGGCTTGTCGGTTTACGCCCAGCGCCGCGTACGCGAACGCGAAGGCGTGTCGAAATCGCGACTCCGTTACTAA
- a CDS encoding glycosyltransferase — protein MKKSNQPRGLCVAIIARDAAMLIHQTLESIRDLAAEVVVLNTGSHDTTSETAALAGARVINYLWDDNFAGARNALLPHIRSPWILWLDAGETLLPGDAALLKQFVEDYADDGRAYFLRVATPPAAGQIGGEQVARLRLHANRPGLIFHGRVRESLQRSLTAFNMEAEHLPLTIQRSNREHNPQIKADRARRNIRLADLQIAQKGPTADMLNCLGEAHQALQEHPQATQHFRRAQELAAANSTEMLEAYYGLLTSIPGPNAVIEQMQLCLTAIEQFPLDAQLLCALGGYLQSTQRMELAIRSFAVAAEHGQVNSQLWHLPDIREIAISCHTQLLQQQGQIEAAARTLEQGIARYPQSQRLLTQRKKMHSSQESAIRVDVLENGMQQRPHAATVGQLSSKR, from the coding sequence ATGAAGAAATCGAATCAACCGCGCGGGCTGTGCGTGGCCATCATTGCGCGCGACGCGGCGATGCTTATTCATCAAACGCTCGAGAGCATTCGCGATCTTGCTGCCGAGGTCGTGGTGCTCAACACGGGTTCGCACGATACGACGTCTGAAACGGCGGCGCTCGCCGGGGCACGGGTCATCAACTACCTATGGGATGACAACTTTGCCGGCGCTCGCAACGCGCTGCTGCCGCACATTCGCTCACCCTGGATTTTGTGGCTGGATGCGGGTGAAACGCTGCTGCCCGGCGATGCAGCGCTCCTCAAGCAGTTTGTCGAAGACTATGCCGACGACGGCCGAGCTTACTTTTTGCGAGTTGCGACGCCGCCGGCCGCGGGTCAGATCGGTGGCGAGCAAGTGGCTCGGTTGCGGCTGCATGCGAATCGGCCGGGCCTGATTTTTCATGGCCGAGTGCGGGAATCGCTGCAGCGGTCGCTGACGGCGTTCAACATGGAAGCCGAACATTTGCCGCTGACGATTCAGCGGAGCAACCGCGAGCACAATCCACAAATCAAAGCCGATCGGGCTCGGCGAAATATCCGCCTCGCCGATCTGCAAATCGCTCAAAAAGGCCCCACGGCCGACATGCTCAATTGCCTTGGCGAAGCGCATCAGGCTCTGCAAGAACATCCGCAGGCGACTCAGCATTTCCGCCGGGCCCAGGAATTGGCCGCGGCGAATTCGACCGAAATGCTCGAAGCGTACTACGGCTTGCTGACCAGCATTCCCGGCCCGAATGCGGTGATCGAACAGATGCAGCTTTGCCTCACGGCGATCGAGCAGTTTCCCCTCGATGCCCAGCTGTTGTGCGCACTTGGCGGCTACCTGCAGAGTACGCAACGCATGGAGCTTGCCATTCGTTCGTTCGCTGTCGCTGCCGAGCACGGCCAAGTGAACTCGCAGTTGTGGCATCTGCCCGACATTCGCGAGATCGCCATCTCTTGCCACACGCAACTGTTGCAGCAGCAGGGGCAAATCGAAGCGGCAGCGCGAACTCTCGAACAAGGCATCGCGCGCTATCCGCAATCGCAGCGGTTGCTCACCCAGCGGAAGAAAATGCATAGCTCGCAAGAATCGGCAATCCGTGTCGATGTGCTCGAGAATGGCATGCAGCAACGGCCGCACGCGGCAACGGTTGGCCAGCTGAGCAGCAAGCGGTAG
- a CDS encoding glycosyltransferase family 9 protein yields MTAESQPRFLITRLSAIGDCVLTMPLACALRDAFPHAWIGWVAEKAGGSLLQGHAAIDQVIIAPKGVLKSPRKLWTLRKELQALRPDITLDPQGLLKSSVLGWLSGAKRRIGFRPPVGRERSHWFNNDLIQSTERHVVGRYRQLLTRLDVDLPPVRFDLPRPVQNQRSIAAWLYSQNLADKPMALINPGAGWDSKLWPADRFAAVARYLESQQDLRTVVVWAGELERVWAKQIVAQSNGAAILAPSTSLPDLAELARHATMFVGSDTGPLHMAAAVGVPCVGIYGPTDPADCGPFGPHHRTVQAFLQTGSSRERREAENIAMRAVTVEQVTAACHEVLRATRRQLQPIAA; encoded by the coding sequence ATGACCGCTGAATCCCAACCCCGCTTTCTAATTACCCGCCTTAGCGCGATCGGCGACTGCGTGCTGACCATGCCGCTCGCCTGTGCCCTGCGCGATGCCTTCCCCCACGCTTGGATTGGCTGGGTTGCCGAGAAAGCCGGCGGTTCGCTGCTGCAAGGACATGCTGCGATCGATCAGGTCATCATCGCGCCAAAAGGCGTGCTCAAGTCGCCTCGCAAACTCTGGACGCTGCGCAAAGAGCTACAAGCCCTGCGGCCCGATATTACGCTAGATCCACAAGGCCTGCTCAAAAGCTCGGTCCTCGGCTGGCTGAGTGGAGCAAAACGGCGAATCGGCTTTCGTCCGCCGGTTGGTCGCGAACGCTCGCATTGGTTCAACAACGATTTGATCCAGTCCACTGAGCGCCACGTCGTTGGTCGCTACCGGCAACTGCTGACCAGACTCGATGTGGACCTGCCGCCCGTTCGTTTCGATCTGCCGCGGCCGGTGCAAAATCAACGGTCGATTGCGGCTTGGTTGTATTCGCAAAATCTGGCTGACAAGCCCATGGCGTTGATCAATCCCGGCGCGGGTTGGGATTCAAAGCTTTGGCCCGCCGATCGTTTCGCCGCGGTGGCGCGCTACCTGGAAAGCCAACAAGACCTGCGGACCGTTGTTGTTTGGGCCGGTGAACTGGAGCGGGTATGGGCCAAGCAAATCGTCGCGCAGTCGAACGGCGCCGCGATTCTCGCCCCCAGCACCTCGCTGCCGGATCTCGCTGAACTCGCTCGTCACGCGACAATGTTCGTCGGCTCCGACACGGGGCCGCTGCACATGGCCGCCGCCGTCGGAGTTCCCTGCGTCGGCATCTATGGCCCGACCGATCCTGCCGATTGCGGACCTTTTGGCCCGCACCATCGAACCGTGCAAGCCTTTCTGCAGACGGGCTCTTCGCGTGAACGTCGCGAGGCCGAGAACATCGCGATGCGGGCCGTCACCGTGGAACAAGTGACTGCCGCTTGCCACGAAGTCCTGCGAGCAACTCGCCGGCAACTGCAACCGATCGCTGCTTAG
- a CDS encoding LOG family protein, producing the protein MTDSPLDAILSSPSYKLANEDIPFLERPELRPVRMQLELLKPEMLLTENQIESTIVVFGGTAIVEQAAADLRLQTAENALAEQPGDPQRQRDVERAKAVVEKAKYYELAREFSRIVSSTCQLGGICNYVVVTGGGPGVMEAANRGAHDIGCKSIGLNITLPQEQAPNPYITPELCFQFRYFAMRKFHFLLRAKALVAFPGGFGTLDELFEVLTLKQTGRMQNIPVILFGRKFWDRIINFQALADEGVIADHHLKLIQYAETPLEAWEQIHDFHRLREEGRMD; encoded by the coding sequence ATGACCGATTCTCCGCTCGATGCGATTCTCAGCAGCCCCAGTTACAAGCTGGCGAATGAAGACATTCCGTTTCTCGAACGCCCCGAGCTTCGGCCGGTGCGGATGCAGCTCGAGCTGCTCAAGCCAGAGATGCTGTTGACGGAAAATCAGATCGAGTCGACGATCGTCGTCTTCGGCGGCACGGCCATCGTCGAACAGGCCGCGGCCGATCTGCGTTTGCAAACGGCTGAGAACGCGCTCGCCGAACAGCCCGGTGATCCGCAGCGGCAGCGCGATGTTGAACGGGCAAAAGCAGTCGTGGAGAAGGCGAAGTATTACGAGCTCGCGCGCGAATTTTCGCGGATTGTCTCTTCCACCTGCCAGCTCGGCGGCATTTGCAACTATGTCGTGGTTACCGGTGGCGGGCCAGGAGTGATGGAAGCCGCCAACCGCGGCGCACACGACATCGGCTGCAAAAGCATCGGCCTCAATATCACCCTCCCGCAGGAACAAGCTCCAAACCCATACATCACGCCGGAACTCTGTTTTCAGTTTCGCTACTTCGCGATGCGGAAGTTTCACTTCCTGCTGCGCGCCAAAGCCCTCGTCGCTTTTCCCGGCGGCTTCGGCACGCTCGATGAGTTGTTCGAAGTTCTCACGCTCAAGCAAACCGGCCGCATGCAGAACATTCCCGTCATTCTCTTCGGCCGGAAGTTCTGGGATCGGATCATCAATTTCCAAGCGCTCGCTGACGAAGGGGTGATCGCCGATCATCACTTGAAGCTCATTCAATACGCCGAGACGCCGCTGGAAGCCTGGGAACAGATTCACGACTTTCATCGGTTGCGTGAAGAAGGTCGCATGGACTAG
- a CDS encoding DUF6655 family protein yields MLRNSPPTLMTCLLLPALLIAACGCNVTKSRLATEQLVISDAVDHAVSQIDFSPLSGRRVYLDKSMLPTASAPDKPAIINGNVGYVIGSLRQQMLAYNCLLQDKADDADIIVEARLGAMSADSDEQTYGVPTGVMLHTAAAAVTPGGSSLPQLPDLSLGRRNHQLGAARIGVVAYDRATREPVWQAGIATGNSTAKDLWVLGIGPFQKGRIYDQVQTSSPAPGMRTPNPMPRGLTSFSQPQTFQRALARDEQIPARILTPQNSSPVANPAAAVAGSRN; encoded by the coding sequence ATGTTGCGGAACTCTCCACCGACGCTGATGACTTGCCTGCTGTTGCCGGCGCTGCTGATTGCAGCCTGCGGCTGCAATGTGACGAAGTCGCGCCTGGCGACCGAGCAGCTGGTGATTTCTGATGCGGTGGATCACGCGGTCAGCCAGATCGACTTCAGCCCGCTGTCGGGCCGTCGGGTGTATCTCGATAAAAGCATGCTGCCTACGGCGAGTGCTCCGGACAAACCGGCCATCATCAACGGCAACGTGGGATACGTCATCGGCTCGCTGCGGCAGCAGATGCTGGCCTACAACTGCCTGCTGCAGGACAAAGCCGACGACGCCGACATCATCGTCGAAGCCCGACTCGGCGCGATGAGCGCCGATAGCGACGAACAGACTTATGGTGTACCGACCGGCGTGATGTTGCACACGGCAGCCGCGGCGGTAACTCCCGGCGGCAGTTCGTTGCCGCAACTGCCCGATCTATCGCTGGGCCGGCGAAATCATCAACTCGGCGCCGCGCGCATCGGTGTCGTGGCATATGACCGCGCGACTCGTGAGCCTGTGTGGCAGGCGGGCATCGCCACGGGCAACAGCACGGCAAAAGATTTGTGGGTGCTCGGTATCGGGCCGTTTCAAAAAGGGCGCATCTACGACCAGGTGCAAACCTCGTCTCCCGCTCCTGGTATGCGGACGCCCAATCCCATGCCGCGCGGCCTGACCAGTTTTTCTCAACCGCAAACTTTTCAGCGAGCGCTAGCTCGCGATGAACAAATACCTGCTCGAATTTTGACACCGCAAAACTCCTCTCCTGTAGCTAATCCCGCTGCAGCAGTGGCCGGCAGTCGAAATTGA
- the bioD gene encoding dethiobiotin synthase translates to MGRVTTGRRTVAARKSAAAPSLNPHAARVRGLFIAGTDTGVGKTYVAASIARELAQVGWRVGVYKPAASGCHRDGKRTLVSDDAVALWNAAGRPGKLSAVCPQRFEAPLAPHLAAKEERKEIDAAQLRRGLQYWLKRSDVVIVEGAGGLMSPVGEEDYVADLARDFGFPLVIVAANRIGTINHTLQTLIAAQAFGSGLPVAGIVLNDVLPPDGSDPSVRFNRCELELRCVPPVLAQLGHSQEHFDRTVDWLQLAQPARVIRK, encoded by the coding sequence ATGGGACGAGTTACTACAGGACGACGCACGGTTGCTGCCCGCAAGTCTGCCGCCGCGCCCTCGCTGAATCCGCATGCGGCCCGCGTGCGTGGTTTGTTCATCGCCGGAACCGACACCGGCGTGGGAAAGACTTACGTAGCCGCGTCGATTGCTCGCGAACTCGCGCAAGTCGGTTGGCGAGTCGGTGTATACAAGCCCGCCGCCAGCGGTTGTCATCGCGATGGCAAGCGAACACTCGTCTCCGACGATGCCGTGGCGCTCTGGAATGCAGCCGGTCGACCTGGAAAGTTATCCGCCGTTTGTCCGCAGCGTTTCGAAGCGCCCCTCGCGCCGCATCTCGCGGCCAAAGAGGAACGGAAGGAAATCGACGCCGCGCAACTTCGTCGCGGCTTGCAGTATTGGCTCAAGCGGAGCGATGTCGTTATCGTCGAAGGAGCCGGCGGCCTGATGTCGCCGGTCGGCGAAGAAGACTACGTCGCCGATCTTGCTCGCGACTTCGGCTTCCCGCTCGTTATCGTCGCCGCCAATCGGATTGGCACGATCAATCACACACTACAAACGCTGATCGCAGCCCAAGCCTTCGGCTCGGGATTGCCAGTTGCCGGCATCGTCTTGAACGACGTCTTGCCGCCGGACGGATCCGACCCCAGCGTCCGGTTCAATCGCTGTGAACTCGAACTGCGCTGCGTGCCGCCGGTGCTCGCCCAGCTTGGCCACTCGCAAGAGCACTTCGACCGCACGGTCGATTGGCTGCAACTCGCGCAGCCGGCGCGAGTGATTAGGAAATAG